The DNA region GTCTTACAGCTTCTAATTTCTTTAAATGTGATATTTTACATTTGTCTTTTTTGTATAAAAGCAATTTCATCTCTCAATTCTCTTTAACACAATATcaagatattaataaaaagcAAATAACATCATTACAATAGAGAGTAGGAGTCTGCAAAGACATTAATATAGGAGAATGGGTTCACGCAAAAGTGATCTTGGGACTTGGTCATTTTACATCACTAAACAAAGTTCTAAGTTTGAAGAAGGATAACTTTTTACACCAACTTAGCTTTGGTGCCTACCTTTAATCTAATCATAGTAATGAGCATCACCATCACATCCTATGAGAATTTAAGCAGATTaggaaaaagaaagttaaaagtGTGTCTAATACGTCAAAGATAACAACTTGCTAAAGGGACCATTGCATTAATCTCCTAATAAAttcactttgtttttgtttttgtttttttctgtgaGAAAGCTCGTATGAAATTGAATAACAAGGGTATTGTAATTAGAACTTAGAAGCACACACACTGTATGATCTAAAActgaataacaaaataaaaagagaataacTTTTGATTAAACTCTTACCATCCACAGTAGTTGTAACAAAGCCGCATTGgttcttttctataaatataacaaTGGAAGATTCAAAAACCTGAGAGCTTCTTCATGAGTTGGGTTCGTCCTCCTGAGCCTTCTTAAGCCCGTAACATTGCCTCGATGAGAAATCATAACCATCTCTCAAAGACTCAAACCAATCCACCAACAGTTAGAGTCTCCCAAGAACATACCAAGATCTTTGAAGGCAAAGTGTTCTTCCAAAAACGGAATGGTCAAACACATTAAGTCCCCGAAGAACATAGTACCAAATAAAAAGATGGtaacatgttttaaaaactCTGTTCTCGTTTCCCAAACCCTGGGGAATGCAAAGCCGAATCTTTTGTCATGACGATTATGTTCTTGGGCCTGCTTCTTCGTCTATTCTTGTCCAAAGTAGATTCCGGAAAAAGTTACCACCTTTTCGTCTTCGTCGGTAAAGCGACCTCTTTGTAAATGTATTATAGCCTTTTAANNNNNNNNNNNNNNNNNNNNNNNNNNNNcttttttttttttttttttttttttaattcgctttcttagaaaacaaaaaacagattgATTACAAAACTATATACATTCTCTCTACCTCAGTCGGTGGGTTTAGCTCGTGAAACTGAATCTGGTGgtgtgatctttttttttttttttgggtactctGATTAGTCAGTACGGACATTGCAAATTATTTTGCGAAATCTGAgcgacaaagaaaaaaaaaaatggggttCATAGTCGGAATTGTAATCGGACTCGTTGTCGGAATCGCTATCATCATCGGTTTTGTCAAGTTGGAGAATTCTCGATCCAAGCTTCGCTCTCAACTTGTGAGAGACCCCTCCCATCCCACTCAATCAAATTGgctttttttactttgataCTCGATTTTGGTCAGCTCATggagattttttgtttcttttaatcaGGCGAATACGGTGGCTGCTTTTGCGAGGATGACTGTTGAAGATTCGAGGAAGCTTTTGCCTCCTGAGTTTTATCCTTCCTGGGTTGTCTTCTCCGAGCGTCAGAAGTTGAGTtccattttttctgttttgcgTAATTTATTAATGATGTGTTTGCgtatctttctccttttgtgTATTGTTAGACAcgaaatttgtaaaaatttggTCATATACTTGGGGACTgattcttgtttgttttatttacttcaGTTGACTTGGCTCAACCATCACTTGACAAAGATCTGGCCTTATGTTGATGAGGTATCTTTGTTGTTGTCAGTTCGAGAGATGTTATTTGTATTTATGAATCAagatattgtttttgattgagggcttttttttttttctcctgttTCTTGATTCATCGGAGTTTAGGCAGCCTCTGATCTTATAAGAGCATCTGTGGAGCCTGTTCTCGAGCAATATCGACCTGCCATAGTGGCCTCCTTGACATTTTCTAAGCTTACTCTCGGTACTGTGGCACCTCAGTTTACAGGTTAGTTTTCTTCatctctgttttgttatgttaaaaTTTGTGATGTGATGTAAGTAACCATTACTTTTTTAATTGACTCATGTTTGGTTTGCGGTAGATTCCCTTTGCTTGTGAAATGTTCGGTTTAGTTGAGTCCACAGAAATCTTGAGCTTACGTTTGTCAAGAATTCTTACTTTTACGTGTCTCCCACCTTTTAAACCTATTTTTCTGTGATATCATTGAGATCATGTCAATTGAATAAATGAATGCGAAGTGGAACTAACTTCGACTCAAAAAAGTAATAGCAGCAGTATCCTTCTTTACATTTCTGCGGATTGTGTGTTAAAGTATGCAAAAAAGAGGAGCCGTCTTCTCCAACAAAACATTGTGCTGTTGCTTAAGAGTCTACTTGTGCCCCTTGTTGTTCGTTAGGTGTTTCCATTATCGACGGTGAGAAAAATGGAGTGACCATGGAACTTGATATGCAGTGGGATGGAAATCCAAATATTGTACTTGGCATTAAGACCTTAGTTGGTGTATCTCTTCCAGTTCAGGTACAGTATATGTGCCTCATGCTTTCTCTTGATTGCTTACTTCCATATACTGTGAGATCTGATTTTACACCATATGATATTTTAATCTTTCTATTTTGACCAAAGATAAGCTGACTACAACTGATTTCGTATTCTCTCTTTTCTAGGTGAAAAATATTGGATTCACTGGTGTTTTCAGGCTGATTTTTAGGCCATTAGTTGATGAGTTTCCTTGCTTTGGAGCTGTCAGTGTTTCTCTGAGAGAAAAGGTTGGTGCCCTCTGAAGCTATTCAACCACTGTAGCTGTAATTGCCTAAGAGTGTCCACAATTTTTTGACTTTTGCTTCATCTTGTTGCATCCTTGTGTTCACCGGCATGTGTGTCCTTGATTGGTTTAATTGAAGAAAGctgtcatgacacaaaatcttCGAATAGCTATGATCAGTTTTGTCTGTTGTTTAGCTTATACGTCCAATTCTGTCCTGCAGAAAAAATTGGACTTCACCCTTAAGGTTGTTGGAGGGGACATTTCAGCAATTCCTGGACTTTCTGAAGCTATTGAGGTTTGGCTTACACTTTTATTCCTAGTGTTgtccacttttttttctttaaaatagtATTCATTTGTTACTAAATGAACACATTTTCTACTGAGAATTTCGTGCGTACTTAATCTGGAAACTAATATGTGTTTCAATATCCAACTATCTTTGTCCTTTTTCTGTCAcaactaaaattattttcttgaagCCAAATCTTTATGTCATTTTGGAGTTTAAGAGAAAGGAACTATCAAAATGGTTTCAAGTCTTGACACTTACCTGTGAGTTGATATGTAACAGGAAACAATTCGGGATGCCGTGGAAGATTCTATCACATGGCCTGTTCGGAAGGTCATCCCAATTATGCCTGGTGATTATAGGTACACCTCAGATTAAATACATAAACTTGAACTGTTAATATACCTTTTAAGGTTTTTATAGAGGGTTTAGACCCTTACTTCAGTGCGGGATATGcccaactttctttttttttgttttggacttTCCGACTATGGTGTTATAGCACTACGAAAGTGTCAGTGCAAAATGATGGTGCTTGTCTTTCTGGTTTTGGATTTCTATTATAgcttttttttctgtttcttttctcagCGATCTGGAGCTAAAGCCTGTTGGAACATTGGAGGTGAAGCTTGTGCAAGCAAAGAACTTGACCAACAAAGATCTAGTTGGAAAATCGGACCCCTTTGCTAAAATGTTTATACGTCCTTTGCGAGAAAAGACTAAGAGAAGCAAGACAATTGTAAGTAGtctagtttttctctttttatgcTAAACTTGCCAGGCTAatctgatttatatatattcccGTCAGAACAATGACCTGAATCCCATCTGGAATGAGCATTTTGAATTTGTCGTCGAAGATGCGTCAACTCAACATTTAGTGGTCAGAATATACGATGACGAGGGAATACAGGCATCTGAGCTAATTGGTTGTGCCCAAATCCGGCTTTGTGAACTTGAACCTGGTAAAGTTAAGGATGTCTGGTTGAAGCTAGTCAAAGATTTAGAGATCCAGAGAGATACTAAGAACCGTGGAGAGGTTAGATCAGCTATTTAGACCGTCGTAACCCAGAAATGCTTTGATTTATGTATCTGTGGAGGCTAATGAATACTCGTTCTCGTTGATTATTAGGTTCACCTTGAGCTACTTTACATCCCTTACGGTTCGGGAAATGGCATCGTAAATCCCTTTGTCACTTCATCGATGACGTCCTTAGAGAGGGTGCTCAAGAATGATACGACAGATGAAGAAAATGCATCAAGCCGTAAAAGAAAAGATGTCATTATAAGAGGCGTGCTCTCTGTGACAGTGATATCTGCAGAAGAGATACCAATACAAGATCTAATGGGGAAAGCTGATCCATATGTTGTTCTCTCGATGAAAAAATCAGGTGCCAAGAGCAAAACTCGGGTAAGACCACTCATTTATAGCATCAAAGAGTGATCCATGTTATTGATGTTTTGTCCTCGATCGTATCTAACTAATGGTAATTTTGCTTCACCAGGTCGTCAATGACAGCTTGAACCCGGTTTGGAACCAgacttttgattttgtagttgAAGACGGGTTACACGATATGCTAGTCCTTGAAGTTTGGGACCACGACACCTTTGGAAAGGTAAAATCAAACCGCAACTACTGGTTTTTTTCTTGCTTGGTTTATTACTTATTGTGTTGGCATTGGACAtgggaaaatgaaaaattgtgGCTTTACTTTGTGGCCAGGACTACATTGGGAGATGCATCTTGACGTTGACAAGGGTTATAATGGAAGAGGAATACAAAGACTGGTACCCATTAGATGAGTCCAAAGCGGGCAAGCTTCAGTTGCATCTTAAGTGGATGGCTCAGTCAATTTATCGCGATTCCTAAGCTTAAACGGAAGATTCTCAACTTCGAATGTACATTTTGTCTAGTAGCCTCAAAAAGATTGTTTTGTCAAACAGAGGAGACTCGAACAGAGAGACGAGTCTCCATGTATCCCTGAAGCTATGGACTCGAATATGAGTTTTCCTCGTTTTCCGAAAACCCTAGACAATATTTGTGCTACTTTGCTTCATAAGGGGTTTGGTTTCGAGTGCATCACAATCCTTATTAATTTCCCACCTTTTACCATTAAATCTTGTGTACACGTAGTCTCCATATTTGTCTACACCAAATTTGCTTTCACTAGCTTCTGAATCTATCGACACATATAAACATTTTGACTAGTTCTTTACATTATCCCAAACTATGAAGCCAGATAAGCCACGCACACTCGGTGACACCTTCAATGTTTGACATGTGTCATAGTCCATGCACATGTCTACTTCTTTATATTAAGACGAGACCTAATACAAAACATCGTCTCTTATTCTCACTTGCTGCTAGTTATAACCAGACAGAATTtgcagagaaaagaaaattaactgaTTGGTGTAATGGAGAAGGCAGTTCATTCATCTACCAAAAATGGACCGAAGGTCCCAGGAGAGCCAACGAAGACTGGAACCTCCATGGTTGACACCGCAGCTTCAGCCGTACAAAGCTTTGCTCCGATTAACCAAATCCACCAACATCTTTGCGCGTACGCTTCTGAAATCGTTAATCCTTCTTTTCATTTAACAATTATTTTCGCAAAAGAATCCAACCTATGTGGCTATGTGAACAACGTGTGGAATAGATGCCTATTTGACATGAGTTTGTGTAGTAGATCAGTACAAAGCCATTGTTGGTGAATATGTCATATTTTGTTACCTTTGTTGTAGGTTTCATTTTTATGCATATGACATGACCCGTCAAGTGGAGGCACACCATTTCTGCGGTCACATCAATGAGGACATGCGTCAGTGTCTGATCTACGATGGTCCCGATGCCAACGCTCGTCTGATCGGTCTGGAGTACATTGTAACAGAGAAGCTCTTTATGACATTAcctgatgatgagaagaagctTTGGCACACTCACGAGTGGGAAGTTAAAGGAGGCTTCTTGTTCATGCCCGGTGTTCCTGAAGCAATTCAACGCCAAGATCTCGAAAAAGTTGCAAAGACTTATGGGAAAGTCTACCATTTCTGGCAAGTGGATTTGGGGCATCAGCTCCCCATTGGCTTGCCTAATATCATGATGGCAGTAACTCGAGACGGTCAACTTTATCCGGAAATGATCAAGGGTGAGAGTTACGTTGGTCATATATGGATCTgtctaattttgatttaaatatccataaaacTTATAGCATACATTATGAATGAATGTTTGCAGAGACGGGAAAGCAGTTTGGAGTATCAATGGATAAGGAGAGAGAGTCAAGGGCTTATATGAAGGGACCAGACCATGGGATCCATCCGTTGGCAAATGGAGGAGGCAAAGGGCTGACGTTGGAGGTGCGAGAGGTTGACATAAAGCCGGTCGAGTCTGTTCCAAGAGTCTTTGTCTAAGACTCTCAAGTTAGTTGAATATAGCGAACTTaagaaaatagtaaataaaaaggCTACCGACCTTTGCTTTTGTTATATATAGCTCTCGGTCATGTGTATATGTTGTAAAAGACTTGAACTAGTATATGAGCGTCtggttgttttaattttctctcGTGTTCACATGACTCCTAAAGTTCTTATTTGTGTGTATATGTCAAATAGGTACTGCACCACCTCAAACAGAAAGACTAAAGGCCAACGATCAGTGGCCTATCAAGAGTGGTCAAGTCCATTGAGAACTATTTCTTTCCATATGtagagaaatagaaagagaTAGACTAGTTTTCTGCTTTCAAGCCCGTAAAGTAGGATCGTCTAACGAAGTCAGGTACGACGGGGGCTAAGTCAGCTGCTTAACCTTATATATATGGGTTCACATATTAAATGAACTTTTAACGACATCATTAAAAAACTGCGGTAGTGTAATGACAGAACGGACTAAAATAATTAGAACAATATCTTCTGCTACAaccttaaaagaaaagaaaaataatacaaGTGACCAAATGAAACTACAAAATTTGTTGAATCACTATGAGTCtatgacaaacaaaaacctCACTGAAAAGAAAGGAAACAGAAGCTTAGTCTGTCAATGAGTGTGTATAAATAAGCTAAGACACTTGAGGCATTCGGGTGAGCGATGACTGcatctttctttatttgcatTTGTCTCATGCCGTCTGTATATTATGTTTTGCAGCGAACACTCAGAACGAAAAATACCAAAAGCAAATCTTCAACCGAagtggggagagagagagagacctctGTGTTCTTAAGATTGAACAGCCAATTTCTGAAGATGTTGGAAGAAGACTTGGAGACTAACATCATCCGTGAAGATTATATCAGAACCTTCATTCATCTCGCTCGCATTGTTGTATGTAGCTGACGGATTTAACTTCGCTAACAGAAACCTTGCCTGTCCATTATTCCCATACGCATTACAAAACGTCAGTAAAAGCTAGCAACTCCAGTGTTCCACGTTACAAAATTCCACTACAAATTCAGAGATGAAAAGGGTTAAAACACTAACCTGGGATCCATGTTGGTCACATACAACTAATCTCGGTACAGGAAAACGGTCACGGATGATCATCTGAGCATCTTCTTGAGGGGCTTCCAAAAGTTGTGCAAATGCCTTAACAAATAAAGGGATCAAATGAGACATGTAAGGCTAATATTCCTGAATATTATGGTCAATTGCAACTTGCATCGTCATTACCTGGTGGTCGGGATGATTTTGATAGCCCATGTTGCGCCACTGTGCAATACTCATTCCATGGAAAACAACGACACTAATGTACGAATCCAACAGGAGGATACGGTCTACACCAATGGAAGCAACATCCAACAATGCAGGTTGAGGCAGTGAGTTAAACGAATATGTTGTTAGAGATGGCTGAATCATAACAGCTGcgtttgaaatattttctcggttCAATAGCATGCGGTTGTAGGCAGTTTCGTCTGGACTATTGTTGAACACCTGATGATATCACCAGAAAGACATTTAAAGATGGAAGACAGTTCTTACAGAGCTGACAGCTTCTCATATGTCATACTTACCTGCACAAACTGTGACCGTCGGAGATTAAATGTAAACTGAGGGAATAGTGAAAAGTTTGGATTTAGAGTAAATGAAGCAGGATCATCCTTCCGGTAATCACCAAATTTAGAACAAAGACGAATAAGATTCCGGTCCAGCCATCGCGTAGCATCAAAACCCTCCTacgaaataaataatttagtggtcatttataaatttgataatCAAAGATAAAGTCCGAGTTAAACAATGGTTAAGAGAGTTCCTATTCAAAGAATCAAAATCCTAATATAAAAAAACGTTTCACATTCCAACATACAAACCATCTTTCTCTTCGTTTTCCCCAAGATGATATATAAGAACTAGCAAAAATGCAAATCAACAGAAGGCACCAAAGAATTGGATCTAAATCAACAGAAGGCACCAAAGAATTGGATCTAACTTTGAAAGTGACTCAATATAATATTCACCTCTGTTTCCATTTTCAAGGAAGCTAATCTGGCCACAACCACAGCAGCAGTTTCTTGATCAAAACCTTGCACCAATTCCTGCAGACACAATACTTCTCATTAGCATCCATGTCCGCAACTCCAcgtacaaagaagaaaaaatgcaaGTTAAGACCATAAGAGTACGTacgaagcaaaaaaaaaaaaaaaacaaagagaactGGAATACGAACATGCAAGACCAAGACCAATTTGGACAcaaaaatctaaagaaactCCAAATTGATGAAGTCCTAG from Camelina sativa cultivar DH55 chromosome 3, Cs, whole genome shotgun sequence includes:
- the LOC104763330 gene encoding synaptotagmin-5-like, producing the protein MGFIVGIVIGLVVGIAIIIGFVKLENSRSKLRSQLANTVAAFARMTVEDSRKLLPPEFYPSWVVFSERQKLTWLNHHLTKIWPYVDEAASDLIRASVEPVLEQYRPAIVASLTFSKLTLGTVAPQFTGVSIIDGEKNGVTMELDMQWDGNPNIVLGIKTLVGVSLPVQVKNIGFTGVFRLIFRPLVDEFPCFGAVSVSLREKKKLDFTLKVVGGDISAIPGLSEAIEETIRDAVEDSITWPVRKVIPIMPGDYSDLELKPVGTLEVKLVQAKNLTNKDLVGKSDPFAKMFIRPLREKTKRSKTINNDLNPIWNEHFEFVVEDASTQHLVVRIYDDEGIQASELIGCAQIRLCELEPGKVKDVWLKLVKDLEIQRDTKNRGEVHLELLYIPYGSGNGIVNPFVTSSMTSLERVLKNDTTDEENASSRKRKDVIIRGVLSVTVISAEEIPIQDLMGKADPYVVLSMKKSGAKSKTRVVNDSLNPVWNQTFDFVVEDGLHDMLVLEVWDHDTFGKDYIGRCILTLTRVIMEEEYKDWYPLDESKAGKLQLHLKWMAQSIYRDS
- the LOC104763341 gene encoding oil body-associated protein 1A-like, with the translated sequence MEKAVHSSTKNGPKVPGEPTKTGTSMVDTAASAVQSFAPINQIHQHLCAFHFYAYDMTRQVEAHHFCGHINEDMRQCLIYDGPDANARLIGLEYIVTEKLFMTLPDDEKKLWHTHEWEVKGGFLFMPGVPEAIQRQDLEKVAKTYGKVYHFWQVDLGHQLPIGLPNIMMAVTRDGQLYPEMIKETGKQFGVSMDKERESRAYMKGPDHGIHPLANGGGKGLTLEVREVDIKPVESVPRVFV